AAACGCGCCGCGATCGAGAAGGTGAGGAACTGGGTCTTGTCGCCGAACTCGGCGACGAAGAAGCAGGCGAAGCTTGCGAGGAAAGCGCCGCAGCGTGCGCCGATCAGGAGCTTGGGCGCTTTGCGCGGGAACAGGCCGGCGCCGCCGGCGAACAGCAGCGCGAGTGCGGTGAGCAGGGTCAGCGCCCGGATCGTCACCCAATCATGAACAACGATCCCGCCGAACGCGGCGGCCGCGGCGTGAACGGAAGCCGCAAGCGCGATCCCGGCGAGGATCGGCCAAGGGCGGGCGTGACGCGCGGCCAGAGCCGCGACGAGAAGCTGGGTCTTGTCGCCCCACTCGGCGAGACCGGCCGCGACGAAGGCGGAGAGGAGCGCGTCCAAGCGCTCAGGCGCCGAGCCGCACCGATACCGAGGCGAGCAGTGCCTGGCTGGCCTTCTCGTCCAATGCCGTGCAGCCGATCGCATCCTGAAGACGGGTGAGGTACAACGCGGTCGGGCAGGCGCGAATGTCCGACGGGGTTTCGCCGACGGCGCGCTCGAGCGCTTCGGCGACTCGCACCACCGGA
The nucleotide sequence above comes from Sphingosinicella sp. BN140058. Encoded proteins:
- a CDS encoding TMEM165/GDT1 family protein, whose product is MDALLSAFVAAGLAEWGDKTQLLVAALAARHARPWPILAGIALAASVHAAAAAFGGIVVHDWVTIRALTLLTALALLFAGGAGLFPRKAPKLLIGARCGAFLASFACFFVAEFGDKTQFLTFSIAARFDSFAFAAAGAVAGVLTAALPALLLGARLTAVVPVRTLRLGAAASFLLFGCILALNALILV